Genomic window (Mycoplasmopsis citelli):
AAAATAAAAGAATTTTTCTTTATCTTCTCAAAAATAGCTTAAAATAGATATAAAAATTATTTGAAAAATAATAAAAAGTAAAAATATTAATACTTTAACAGCTCTTTGGATATAGTCCAAAAATAGCTGTTTTTTCTGCTATAATTAAAATAAAATATTTTGATATTTTTACTTTTTTAGGAGAAATATGGCCAAAAGACAAAAATCATTTTTTGAGAGATTGTCAGAAATTAACGCTAAACACGAAGAAAAACGAGAAACTCCAAAAGCAAAGCAACGTAAAAAATGAATGTTTATCACTTTAGGACTTTTAGGAGCTGCTGTAATAACTTCAATAAGCGTCCCTCTTGGGATTAGTGTTAATAAAGTCAATTTTGTTAATCCTCTCTCAGATAATGATGTTTTACTCAAGTTTAATAATAATGGAAAACAAGAAAATTTAACAGTTGGACAGACACTGGATTTAATTAGAGGAACTAAAGAAAAAACAACTCAAAAAATTGAGCAACTTTATAAAGAGGCTGTTCTTTTTTGGTACAACAAGGAAGTTGAAGCTTCTAAAGAATATCAAAGATTATGAAATGATTCACGCTATAGTGGCGAGTCTGAAAGAAAAAACATTGAACTTAGAAGTTTCGAAGAAATTAATAAAGATAATAAAAATAAATTAGCTGATTTAAAAAACCAACTGATTTCAATTTACGGATTTAGAAACTGACAAAAACAATTTGATGAAGAAATTAGAAAAAAAGACGAATATGGAAAAAGCGCAACTGAAGATGAAGCATTAGAATTTTTGAATTTCAAATCTATCGAAGATGAAGCACTTAGACATTACAAAATTAAACTTGATAAAAATGTTAATTTAAAAGATATCCAAAGAGTTGCTAGCCATGATATTTATAAAAGAGATAAAAAAGGAAATGTAGTAGCTCAAAATGGTAATCCAGAAATTTTATTTAAAAAAGGCGAAAAAGTATTTAATTATTTTGTTGCACAAAATGCAAATAATTTAGAAGAAGCCAATTATGCAGTTTCAAACTTAGATAATACTAAAATTGCAACTATCACTACCCAATCATTTATTGATAATTTAAAATCAATTAAACCATTAGTACAAAAATATTTTGAAACCAATGAATTAATTTTGCCTACAATTTACAAATTACCAGGAAAAATTAACCCAAATCTTTCATTAGAATGACAATTTGATCAAAAAGAAAAAGACGCTTTAATTAATCTTGCAAAATATACCATTTTTAATAATGGAGATACTTTTGAAGTTAAATCAAATATTGATGTTTTAAAAGGATTTAAAGTAGCAAAAGAGTACTTTATCCCCGCATCAGGTCAAAGCACTCAAGATCTTAATAAAGCTAAATCTGAAGCTGAAAGTTTGCTTGAAGTTTTAACTGTTGATACTAAAAACTTAGGTTCAACTGGAGTTACTACTTTTGCTTCTCAACTAACTCAAAATCCAGCTTTAGTAGTTGCTCTTAAAAATAATAATTTACCTAATGTTTCGTTAAGTGATTTATTTACTCCTGCTTTTTCTAGTGATATTAAAAATAACATAAACACACAATTAAATGCAATAAAAGCACTTAAAAATAAAAATGAAGCTAGTTCTAAATTAGAATCATTAAACCGTTATATTGATTCATTATTTAAAAATTTAAGTGCTTCTGAATTTACTTCTATGATTAAAGAACAATTTAATAAACACATTAATATCAAAATTGATAATCAAGATCTTTATTCATATGCTTATAATGTAAGTGATTTGGCAGGAGCAAAATTAGTTGTTACTGATAAAGGGACTTATTTAGTACGAAATGAAGTAATTTCAAGTTTAAATTCACTATTTAAATATTTACAAAGTGATTTATCTTCAATAGCTAATTCAAATACTTCATTTTTTAAAATCGAAGATGCTTTAAATTCAGTTTGAACTAAAAATGTTATTTTAGCTGATACTTTAAATAATCCCGAATTTCAAAAATATTTATTAACTCAAACCAACAAATTTAGTGACAACAAAGAAAAATACACTCAAGCAGATATTGATGCACTTAAAGCAGATAATGACTCAATTTTAGAAGGAATTCACGGAGAAGCTAAAACCAAATTAATTTCAGATCTTTCAAAATGATTGCAAGAAAATTTAAACGGAAACAGTTATAACTATACTGTTGATAATGGAGTTATTAAAAGGGTGTTAAATCATAATCCATTACAAACTTCAAATGCCAATGAACTAAATCTATTAACTGGTCTTGTTGAAGAAATTACTAAAGGAGCTAAATAATGAATAAATCAAAGCTGTTGAAATTTATTCTTCCTGCAATTGTGGTTTCTTCTACATTTGGGGTTGCTGCTTCTTGCTCACCAACTGCTAACACTCCACAGAGAAATAAACAAGAAAATGAATTAAGTAACGCAAATTTAGCACAGCTTGCAGAAGGATTTTGATTAAAATCTACTCTTGGAAATCTGTATAAAACAACTCAAAATTCACTTTTAGAAAATCAAAGCTTTTTAAATGATGCTTATAGTGCATATAAAACTTATTTAAATAATTTACAAATTAGCGACCCTTTTTCACTATATAAATCATTAACTCAATGAAAAAATCAAGCTTTATTTAGCGAAAATGAACTAAAAGTTTTAAATAATCAAACAAATGATTTATTTTCAGTAAATGCAGTTCCTAATCTTGAACAATTTAAAATTTTATTTAACAAAGACAAAACCGATGTAGCTTTTAATATTAATAAATTGCTCTTAGTTAAAAAATATTTTGAAATTAATACTGAGAATGATTTAAAAATTGTTAATAAAGATTCATACAACACTAACAAAGATAAATACGATTTAAACGAATTTAATTTAATTGATTATGTTTTAAAAACAAAAATTGCTCAACTTTGATCTTATAGCTCAGATACTGCTAATGATATTTTTTCAAATGTAAGTAGAACTATTAATAACATTAGCGATTATAATGAATTGCTTAAAAATAAAAATCAAGCTCTAAAAATTGCCACTCCAGATTTAATTTTTAATAATAGTTCTTTTGAAAAATCCCTTGGTGGATATCAAGGACTTAGCTCTTCGCTAAACGAATATTCACTAAATACAGGAACATCATATTTATTACAACAAAATAATTCAGCTAATTTATCCGGATTTTATGATTTAGTTAATAATAAATTAGTTCCAGTTAATGAAACTGGAGTACTTAATGAAAGTATTAAAGTAACCAATGATAATAAAAAAATTAAAGTTTCTTATTTAAATTTAATTGCTCCAATAGCTAAAGAAATTACGAAAGAAAATAAAACTGAAAAAATATTAAGCTTTGAAAAAACCCCATATTTTGCAAAGCTAGATACATTAAAAATCTACTTGGCCATTTTCGGAGGAGAGACGCTTTACAAAAGTTCCCGTAAAGCTTTTATAGATTTAGGAAATAAAATTTCCTTTGAAAATGAAATTATTAAAGAAAAATTGAAAGGATTAGATTTTGTTAAATAAAAGTGTTTTTTCAAAAATTTTAGATAAAGAATTACCTGCAACATTTATATATGAAGATGATGTTGTCTTTTCTATTATGGATGCATATCCATTCCGTGAAGGACATTTTTTGGTTATTCCAAAAAGTCCAGAACCAAATATTTTAGAAAACGATGAAGCTACCTTCTTACATGCTATGAAAATAGCACGTAAATTAGCTAAAGAAAGAGTTATTGATCAAGGGATTCCCGGTTTTAAAATTGTTATTAATACTGGGGAATATGCTGGTCAAACTGTTTTTCACAGCCATGTTCACGTAATTCCTTTTAAAGTGAAAATAGAATCTACAAAAATAACACCTTAATGTGTTATAATTAGGTTATCTTCAATTACACATAAGAAGTTGCTCATGCAACTTTTTATCTTTTTAGGAGGTTATAGTGAATTATTTAAAAATCTTAAAAGACCATTTTAATGATCAAATTATCTCAGCCAAAATAACAGAAGCAGTTTTTGGAAAAACCCTTACAATTGAAGTGAATGCAAACAATTTAGATTTAGTAATCCAATATACTCAGCAAATTGAACGTTATTTAGAAGAGATTAATGCTTATCCAGATGATTTAAATATCGAGGTACTTTCAAAGGGAGAAGATTTAAATCTAAATTTAGAAAATTTGAACTTATACCTTGAAAAAATGGTTAAATTAAGCTTTGTGAAACCAATAGAAAAAGAATTGATAATGATTGGTAAAATAATTCAAGTAAATGATGATTCAATTATTCTTCAATGAAATCAAAAAGGAAGAATTCGTAAAATTCATATAGAAAAAGAAAATATTAAAACCGGAGAAATTTATATTAAATTTTAGGAGGAAAAATGGCAAAGTCAAAAAAAGTTACCGTTGAATTAAATCCAAATCAAAAATGATATTTGATTACTAAAGGATATGCACAAAAACATCAAATGACTTTAGAAGAAACATTGGAAATTTTTTCTTTTGAAACAACTAAAGCCATTAACAAAGATATTGATCCTGAAGCAAAAATTGTTTTTTCACTTGATGAGATAAATAAAGAAGTTATTATTAGCAACTTAAATGGTGAAGTAGTTGAAAATGATTTTGAATTCGAAGATACCGAAGAATCTTTAGATATTCAAAGAATTAGCTTTATTGCTTTAAAAGATGCTAAAAAAATAAATCCTAAAGCAGTTGAAGGGGATAAGTTTCCAATTTTGCTAGATTTTGAAATTATTCCTGAAAAAAGTAAATTAGCCATTAAAAATGGTTTTTATCAAAACTTTAAAATAACTGAAAAGAAAAAAATCTATCAACGTTATTTGCCTTTAGTTGGAAATAAAATTAAAGCCGAAGTACTTTCAAGAAACTCAAATGGTTCATATAATTTACGTTTTGAAGATGGTGTAACAGCTTTTTTACCAGCTTCAAAAGTAAATAAAAGTTTAGATATGAATTTAGGATCTTATTTAGATGTTTATTTAGAACACGTTAATCCAGAAAATCGTTTAAGTATTTGCGAAGTTACTACTGATTCACCAAATGAAATTAGAGATATTATTATCAATGAAATTCCTGAAATCAATCAAGGATTACTTCAAATTGTTAAAATTGAGCGAACCCCTGGCATAAGAACTAAAATTGCTTTAAAAGCAACTGGTAATTCAAATGCTTTTGATCCTTTTGGAGGTGTTTTTGGCGAAGGAGCTAAAAGAATACTTGCTATTTCAGAAAAATTAAATGGTGAAAAAATTGAAGTTATTAAATACTCAACTAATATTTTAGAATTTATCAAAAATGCACTTTCTCCAGCTAAAATTGTGGATATAGTTGAAGATAAAAAAGTTTATTATGCTATTGTCGAAGAAAATGAAATGAAAAATGCCATTGGTAAAGGTGGAGCCAATATTGATTTAGCAATTAAACTAACTAATTCAAAAATTAAAATTATTAGTGTTGAAGAAGCTCTTGAAAAAGAAATTCAGTTTAACAAAAATCGTCTTTATGAAAGAAATAAACCTGTTAAAAAACCAAAATATAGCCCAAGAGATTCACGAAGAAATGAATACTTTAAGGGAATTGAAATTAATATGAGCGAATTTTCAGATGATGTAGCTCAATTTAATGAAACTCAAAAAAATCCAGCCAACTTTTTTGAAAATACGAAAATTAAAACTAAAAATAATAATCCAAAAGCAAAACAAAAACGTCTTAATGGTTCAGAATTAGATGATTTATTTAGTCAAGAAGCTCTTACTTTTGATTTGGATAATGAAAATGATTATGATTTTATTGATCAAATCGAATTTAATGATTTTGAATATGAAGATGATGATTCAGAAACTGTTGATGATAATCAAAATCAAGCTGAAAAACCAGTAGTTAAAGCTTATAAAAACGCAAAAGTAGAATTAAAAGACTTTAAAGTTGATACTGATTTAGCTAATTATGGACTTGATTTAAATCTAAATTTAGATTTAAGCGGATTTGAAGATGAATGAGAAAAGAAAAAATAATTACACTCGGAAATGTATTATTACTAACGAAATTTTACCAGTGGAAAAATTAGTACGTTTCTCTTTACAAAAAGATTCTAAGGAAATATTTTTAGATTTAGAAAATGTTTTAAAAGGTCGAGGAGCTTATTTTCAATTTTCCTTAGCTAATTGAGAAAAGATTAAAAAAACCAAAGCTTTAAATAGAGTTTTTAGGTTTAATGTTTCAAATGAAAATTATTTGAAAATCGAAAAAGAACTGTTGGAGGTGTTACATGAGCAAAAAACATAGAATTAGTAATGTTAATGATGTTAAAGAACAATTAGTTACAACCAAAACCGAATTGAAAAATGGGGTATTTACTTTTACCGGAAGAATGACCATTGCTGATTTTTCCCAAAAAGTTAACAAAAATGCTAACGATATTATCAAACGTTTTTTTATGCAAGGAAAAGCAAGGACATTGAATTATATCTTAGAAGAAGAAGAAATTGCTGAGCTTTGCGTGGAATATGGTTTTGATTTTAGCAAAGAAACCAACGTTGATGCAACGAACTTTTTAGATGAGGTTAGTTTTATTGACAAAGAAGAAGATTTAATTAAAAGAGCTCCAATTATTACGGTTATGGGACATGTTGATCATGGAAAAACCACGTTAATTGACAAAATTAGAAATTCAAATATCGCAGGATTTGAAAATAGCGGAATTACTCAACATACTGGTGCATATCAAATTGAACACAAAGGAAATAAAATTACTTTCATTGATACTCCAGGTCATGAAGCATTTACACACATGCGTGCACGCGGAGCTAAAGTTACTGATATTGTGATTTTAGTTGTTGCTGCTGATGATGGAGTTATGCCTCAAACAAAAGAAGCAATTAGCCACGCTAAAGCAGCTAAAGTCCCAATAATTGTGTTCGTAAATAAAATGGACAAACCAAATAAAGATTTAGATCGTCTTAAAGGTGAACTTGCGGAAAATGATGTGGTTGTTGAAGAATATGGCGGAGACACTCAAATTGTTTATGGTTCAGCACTAAATGGCCAAGGGTTAGATGATTTATTTGATCAAATTATGCTACTAACTGAAATTTTAGATCTTAAAGCAAACCCAAAACGTTATCCAATTGGAACTGTTATTGAATCAAGGGTAGATAAAGGAGTTGGAGCAGTCTCAACAATTATTGTGGAAAATGGAACTTTATATAAAGGTGATTTTATCGTTGCAGGCTCAAAATATGGAAGAATTAGAATGCTTCTTGATTCGCATAAACAACCAACAGATAAAGTTGAACCAGGAGCTCCAGCAATTGTATCAGGCCTTAATTATGCCCCTGATGCCGGAGACAAATTCATTGGATTAAATGATGAAAAATTTGCAAAAAAACTAGCTGAACAAAAAGCAGCTCACGATAAACTAAGTGCTTTAAGTTCAAGAGCAAATCAAGAATCTCTTGACGGTAAAAAAGTCTTTAACGTGATTATTAAATCTGATGTCCACGGAACTAGTGAAGCTATTAAAAGTCAAATTAATAATTTAGAAAATGATGAAGCAGTCATTAGAGTTATCTC
Coding sequences:
- a CDS encoding HinT-interacting membrane complex protein P80, whose protein sequence is MAKRQKSFFERLSEINAKHEEKRETPKAKQRKKWMFITLGLLGAAVITSISVPLGISVNKVNFVNPLSDNDVLLKFNNNGKQENLTVGQTLDLIRGTKEKTTQKIEQLYKEAVLFWYNKEVEASKEYQRLWNDSRYSGESERKNIELRSFEEINKDNKNKLADLKNQLISIYGFRNWQKQFDEEIRKKDEYGKSATEDEALEFLNFKSIEDEALRHYKIKLDKNVNLKDIQRVASHDIYKRDKKGNVVAQNGNPEILFKKGEKVFNYFVAQNANNLEEANYAVSNLDNTKIATITTQSFIDNLKSIKPLVQKYFETNELILPTIYKLPGKINPNLSLEWQFDQKEKDALINLAKYTIFNNGDTFEVKSNIDVLKGFKVAKEYFIPASGQSTQDLNKAKSEAESLLEVLTVDTKNLGSTGVTTFASQLTQNPALVVALKNNNLPNVSLSDLFTPAFSSDIKNNINTQLNAIKALKNKNEASSKLESLNRYIDSLFKNLSASEFTSMIKEQFNKHINIKIDNQDLYSYAYNVSDLAGAKLVVTDKGTYLVRNEVISSLNSLFKYLQSDLSSIANSNTSFFKIEDALNSVWTKNVILADTLNNPEFQKYLLTQTNKFSDNKEKYTQADIDALKADNDSILEGIHGEAKTKLISDLSKWLQENLNGNSYNYTVDNGVIKRVLNHNPLQTSNANELNLLTGLVEEITKGAK
- a CDS encoding YlxR family protein, whose product is MNEKRKNNYTRKCIITNEILPVEKLVRFSLQKDSKEIFLDLENVLKGRGAYFQFSLANWEKIKKTKALNRVFRFNVSNENYLKIEKELLEVLHEQKT
- a CDS encoding transcription termination/antitermination protein NusA yields the protein MAKSKKVTVELNPNQKWYLITKGYAQKHQMTLEETLEIFSFETTKAINKDIDPEAKIVFSLDEINKEVIISNLNGEVVENDFEFEDTEESLDIQRISFIALKDAKKINPKAVEGDKFPILLDFEIIPEKSKLAIKNGFYQNFKITEKKKIYQRYLPLVGNKIKAEVLSRNSNGSYNLRFEDGVTAFLPASKVNKSLDMNLGSYLDVYLEHVNPENRLSICEVTTDSPNEIRDIIINEIPEINQGLLQIVKIERTPGIRTKIALKATGNSNAFDPFGGVFGEGAKRILAISEKLNGEKIEVIKYSTNILEFIKNALSPAKIVDIVEDKKVYYAIVEENEMKNAIGKGGANIDLAIKLTNSKIKIISVEEALEKEIQFNKNRLYERNKPVKKPKYSPRDSRRNEYFKGIEINMSEFSDDVAQFNETQKNPANFFENTKIKTKNNNPKAKQKRLNGSELDDLFSQEALTFDLDNENDYDFIDQIEFNDFEYEDDDSETVDDNQNQAEKPVVKAYKNAKVELKDFKVDTDLANYGLDLNLNLDLSGFEDEWEKKK
- a CDS encoding HinT-interacting membrane complex lipoprotein P60; the protein is MNKSKLLKFILPAIVVSSTFGVAASCSPTANTPQRNKQENELSNANLAQLAEGFWLKSTLGNLYKTTQNSLLENQSFLNDAYSAYKTYLNNLQISDPFSLYKSLTQWKNQALFSENELKVLNNQTNDLFSVNAVPNLEQFKILFNKDKTDVAFNINKLLLVKKYFEINTENDLKIVNKDSYNTNKDKYDLNEFNLIDYVLKTKIAQLWSYSSDTANDIFSNVSRTINNISDYNELLKNKNQALKIATPDLIFNNSSFEKSLGGYQGLSSSLNEYSLNTGTSYLLQQNNSANLSGFYDLVNNKLVPVNETGVLNESIKVTNDNKKIKVSYLNLIAPIAKEITKENKTEKILSFEKTPYFAKLDTLKIYLAIFGGETLYKSSRKAFIDLGNKISFENEIIKEKLKGLDFVK
- a CDS encoding LSm family protein, translating into MNYLKILKDHFNDQIISAKITEAVFGKTLTIEVNANNLDLVIQYTQQIERYLEEINAYPDDLNIEVLSKGEDLNLNLENLNLYLEKMVKLSFVKPIEKELIMIGKIIQVNDDSIILQWNQKGRIRKIHIEKENIKTGEIYIKF
- the infB gene encoding translation initiation factor IF-2, which translates into the protein MSKKHRISNVNDVKEQLVTTKTELKNGVFTFTGRMTIADFSQKVNKNANDIIKRFFMQGKARTLNYILEEEEIAELCVEYGFDFSKETNVDATNFLDEVSFIDKEEDLIKRAPIITVMGHVDHGKTTLIDKIRNSNIAGFENSGITQHTGAYQIEHKGNKITFIDTPGHEAFTHMRARGAKVTDIVILVVAADDGVMPQTKEAISHAKAAKVPIIVFVNKMDKPNKDLDRLKGELAENDVVVEEYGGDTQIVYGSALNGQGLDDLFDQIMLLTEILDLKANPKRYPIGTVIESRVDKGVGAVSTIIVENGTLYKGDFIVAGSKYGRIRMLLDSHKQPTDKVEPGAPAIVSGLNYAPDAGDKFIGLNDEKFAKKLAEQKAAHDKLSALSSRANQESLDGKKVFNVIIKSDVHGTSEAIKSQINNLENDEAVIRVISAGAGNVNGSDLLLAKASNAIIFVFNLKPAQPIKQSAANQDITLISHDVIYKIIEDCQGLLDAEKTPVYEEQKIGEAHIIKVFFYSKVGKIAGCIQDSGLVKAQSKVKVYRKGKLIHEGVLESLKRELNDVKEVLKGKDFGCHIKDFNDIEEDDVLEFFEDVRVN
- the hinT gene encoding histidine triad protein HinT, which translates into the protein MLNKSVFSKILDKELPATFIYEDDVVFSIMDAYPFREGHFLVIPKSPEPNILENDEATFLHAMKIARKLAKERVIDQGIPGFKIVINTGEYAGQTVFHSHVHVIPFKVKIESTKITP